Part of the Georgenia sp. TF02-10 genome, ACCACGACCACGACAACGACAACGACCAGCACGAACCAACCGACGCGGACCGGACACTCCGGCCCCATCAGAAAGGAAGGGGTTCCGATGAAGAAGCCCGTCATCAGCCTCGCCGCACTCCTGGCTGCGGGCACCCTCGCCCTCTCGGCATGCGGCAGCGACGACCCAGGCAGCAGTAACGAGTCCCCCGGAGGCGGAGGCGGGGGCGACGACTACAGCCTCGGCCTGGCCGTCTCCACGCTGAACAACCCATTCTTCGTCTCTCTGCGCGACGGCGCCCAGGACGCAGCCGACGAGGCCGGCGTAGAGCTCATCGTCACCGACGGCCGTGACGACGCTACCCAGCAGGCGGACCAGGTCGCGAACTTCCAGACCCAGCAGCTCGACGCCGTCCTCATCAACCCGGTCGACTCGGACGCGGCGGGCCCGATCGTTGCGCCGCTGGTCCAGTCGGACGTGCCGGTCATCGCCGTCGACCGCGCCGTCAATGGTGCCGAGGTGAGCACCCTCGTCGCCTCCGACAACGTCGAGGGCGGCCGCCTCGCCGCCCAGGCGCTCGCCGAGGCGATCGGCGAGGAGGGCCAGGTCATCGTCCTGCAGGGCGTGGCCGGCACCTCCGCCTCCCGCGAGCGCGGGCAGGGCTTCGACGAGGGCATCGCCGATTACCCGAACATCGAGGTCGTCGCGAAGCAGCCGGCGGACTTCGACCGCGCCCAGGGGCTCGACGTCGCGACCAACCTCCTCCAGGCCAACCCCGACGTCGTCGGCATCTTCGCCGAGAACGACGAGATGGCCCTGGGCGCCGTCCAGGCGCTCGGTGACCGCGCCGGCCAGGACGTCTTCGTCGTCGGCTTCGACGCCACCGAGGACGGCCAGGCCGCCGTCGAAGCCGGCACGATGTTCGCCACGATCGCGCAGCAGCCCGAGGATCTCGGCCGCGCCGCGGTCGAGGCTGCGCTCGACCTGCTCGACGGCGAGGACGTGGAGGAGACGATCTCCGTGCCCGTCGTCGCCGTGCGCCAGGGCGACGTCTGACCGTCCGCTCAGCACCACAGGCGCCGGCGCACCGCTCGGCTGGAGGATCCTGACGGCCGGATCGTCGGGATCCTCCAGCCCCGTCGCCCGCGCACCTACTCGTCACACGGAGCACGCATGCAGACCCACCAGGTGGTCGTCGTCGGTTCGGCCAACGCCGACCTCGTCCTCGACATCGACCACCGGCCCGCGCCGGGCGAGACGATCCTCGGCTCCGACGTCGTCATCACCCCGGGCGGCAAGGGCGCCAACCAGGCGGTCGCCGCCGGCAGGCTCGGCGCCGACGTCGCCTTCGTGGGCTGCGTCGGCGACGACGACCACGGCCGGCTCCTTCGCGACTCGCTCGCCTCGGCCGGTGTGGACCTCGGCGCGCTCAGGGTGGTCGACGCCCCCACCGGCACGGCGACGATCATGGTGACCCCCGACGGGGAGAACTCGATCATCGTCTCCCCCGGGGCCAACCGCCGGGTGACCCCGGCGCTGCTCGAGGAGGTCCGGCCCCTGTGGTCCGAGGCCCCCGTCGTCGTCCTGCAGCTGGAGATCCCGATCGCGTCCGTGGCGCTCGTCGCCACCCGTGCGCGGGGCCGGGTGGTGCTCAACGCGGCGCCGGCGGCCGAGCTGCCCGCGGGGGTCCTGGCGACGGCGGACCCGCTGGTCGTCAACGAGTCCGAGGCGCGGTTCCTCCTGGGCGCCGCCGACGACGCCGCTTTAGCCGTCGTGCCCGAGGCACTCGCCGCCCGCCTGCTCGGGCTCGGCCCCCGCTCTGTGGTGCTCACCCTGGGGCCGGCCGGGTCGGTGGTCGCGGAGCGCGGACCCGACGGCGGACCGGTGACCCTCACCGTGCCGGCGCTCCGGGTGGCCGCGGTGGACACCACCGGCGCCGGGGACGGCTTCGTCGGGGCGCTCGCCATGCGTCTCGCCGACGGCGCCTCGCTCGCCGAGGCGGTCGAGCTCGCGACCGCCGTTGCCGCCGTCGCGGTCACCCGGCGCGGCGCGCAGGCGTCCTTCCCGACCCGGGACGAGATCGTGGAGGTACGGCGATGAAGCGCCGCGGGATCCTCAACGACGCCCTCAGCGGACATCTCGCCCGCCTCGGGCACACCGACACGGTCGTCGTCGCCGACTGCGGGCTGCCCCGCCCGGCGGGTGTGCCCGTCGTCGACCTCGCGCTCACCTTCGGGGTGCCCAG contains:
- a CDS encoding ribokinase; its protein translation is MQTHQVVVVGSANADLVLDIDHRPAPGETILGSDVVITPGGKGANQAVAAGRLGADVAFVGCVGDDDHGRLLRDSLASAGVDLGALRVVDAPTGTATIMVTPDGENSIIVSPGANRRVTPALLEEVRPLWSEAPVVVLQLEIPIASVALVATRARGRVVLNAAPAAELPAGVLATADPLVVNESEARFLLGAADDAALAVVPEALAARLLGLGPRSVVLTLGPAGSVVAERGPDGGPVTLTVPALRVAAVDTTGAGDGFVGALAMRLADGASLAEAVELATAVAAVAVTRRGAQASFPTRDEIVEVRR
- a CDS encoding D-ribose ABC transporter substrate-binding protein, with the protein product MKKPVISLAALLAAGTLALSACGSDDPGSSNESPGGGGGGDDYSLGLAVSTLNNPFFVSLRDGAQDAADEAGVELIVTDGRDDATQQADQVANFQTQQLDAVLINPVDSDAAGPIVAPLVQSDVPVIAVDRAVNGAEVSTLVASDNVEGGRLAAQALAEAIGEEGQVIVLQGVAGTSASRERGQGFDEGIADYPNIEVVAKQPADFDRAQGLDVATNLLQANPDVVGIFAENDEMALGAVQALGDRAGQDVFVVGFDATEDGQAAVEAGTMFATIAQQPEDLGRAAVEAALDLLDGEDVEETISVPVVAVRQGDV